Sequence from the Maribellus comscasis genome:
ATTTCGATACTTTCTCAATTTCACAACTCAACATTTTTTTACCTCCCCTAAGGGGAGGTCAGGAGGGGCTTACCAACTAATTTCCCCGGGCATTCCAACCTTCAGTGTTCCGTCGTTTTTTACTTTCACTTTAACAGCATAAACCAATTTTACTCTTTCTTCTTTTGTTTGAATAATTTTAGGTGTAAATTCTGCTTCCGAAGAAATCCAGTTCACCCTTCCACTTAGTTCCTGATTTTCTGTTTCTGATTTGTCGATGACAACATTCACCTGTTGCCCGATTTTAACATTTGGGAGTTGCGCTCCGCTAACATAAACTTTCAATGTGAGTTCATCTAAATCAGCAATTTTAAAAAGTGGTTTTCCCTGGGTTGCCAATTCACCCTGTTCTATATAGGTTTCCAGAATTGTTCCACTTACCGGAGATTCAACCTGACAACGTCGAAGTAAATCTTCAGCAGTTTCTTTTTGGGTTTCCAAAACATCCAGTTCCATGTTAACGGATGTAAACTGTGTCCGCGTGCCTGCAATTTGTTTTTTTATTACACTGATTTGGCTTGTAATATCGTCCAGTTGCTTTTGTGTGGCAGCCTGGTCTTTTACCATCTGTGCTACCCTTTTCTCATTTGTCTCCAGATTTTTAATCTGTTCCTCAAAAACGTCTATTTGCGATTGTATCGATTGTTTTTTTGATAAAATAGCTGCTTTTTGCGCATCAATTTGTTTTAGTTTTAAATCAATCTGAACAGTATCGGTTAAAGCAGCCGTAAAACCGGCTTCTATTTTTTGCCCTTTTTCAATATTTAATTGAAGAATTTTTCCTGATGATTCGGATGACACAATTACGGGGTCAGCTTCAAAATTGCCAAAAGCATCCGATTTTTCGTCTGTATTGTTACAGCTAAAAAGAAGTGCTGCAAACAACATAATTAATAAATTCTTTTTCATTGTATTTCGGTTTTAAATCTTTACATATTTCTGAATACTCTGGCTGTGGACAGCGACTATTCACTGAATTTTTTTCCTTTGATTAGATTATACTTTTCTTTTGCTTCGTTAAGTTGAATACGGTGAAGTTCGACGTTCAGTTTTGCAATGGTTTCAGCTTGCACATCCTGTATATAATCTGAAGTAGTGATTGTTTCGTTTTCTAGCTTTGAGGCGGATGATTGTGCAATTTCGGTGCGCAGCATTACCATTTTTGTATCTGTTTCTATTAATTTTTCAAGTTTGCTAATTTGTTCATTTTGCTGAGCAAGAAGCAGATTTATATTTTGGTTGAATGTTTCTTCCTGTTGTGAAATCATTTTCGAGTGCAACTGCAGCATTTCCTTCTGGCGAGTGGTTTTTTTCCAATCGAATGCGTTCCACGATAAGCCAATTCCAACAAGATAATAGGTGTCAAATTTGTCATTCAACATATTTAAAGCAGGTTTGCCGTAACCGGCCTGTCCAAATCCAAAAACTTTTGGATTGCGACTTTTAGTCAATAAATCGCTTTGCTTTTCGAATTGATTTTTTTGAGATGAAAACAACTCCAGCTCCGGTCTTGACAATTTATCGCGCATGTTTGGTTCCGAAGTGTTATATTTCAGTACTGAATTTTCATCGATTGTTTGTCCTGTTAAAATGGTCAGCATCTGAATTGCTGTTTTTTTGCCGGCGTCCAATTGCAGAGTACTTTGTTCGATGTTCAAAATTTCAGCTTCAAGAGAAAGTGCGTTGGATTTTTCCAGCATTTGGTTTTCTACTCCCGATTGAACTGTTTTGAGTTTTTCCTGCAATACTTTTTTCTGGGCAGTCAGCACTTCCTTTTGTTTATCCATAGCCAGCACTGTAAAAAAAGCCTGCGAAACCTGTTCATTCAGCTTGTACAATTCTACTTCAACCTGGCTAAGATTACTTTGTAAAATAGCGTCCTCCAATTTTGTGTTCGCAGTCGAAATTCCACCATCCCAAATGTTTTGTTTAAACTCTGCATAGGTTTTATACTGGTCTTTCGAAACGGAAGGGATATCAATTCCCGGCATGGAAATATTTACGCTGGTAACATCCGACTGGTAGGTAGCCTGTCCGTTTAGCGTAAGCTGCGGCAGATAATTTGTTTTTATGTTTTCTTTTTTTAGTGAAGTTATTTCCTCCCAGATTTCCGCTTGTTTTAAATTGGGATAGTTTTCACGCGCCCAGTTATAACAATTGTTCAACAGAATATCCTGTTGAGCAAATGCCAACTGCGTGGGTAGCAGTAATAAAATTAGTAGCTTTTTCATTTTATTAAAATTGAATGTAAAATGAATTCAGTAATTGTTTTTTTTCTTCGTTCAATAAATGTTTTGTAGGCTTCTTTATCGTTTTCAAAAAACATTATGGTCATTAGCGGTCGGGCTGCGATAGGAAAAATACTTAGCCCAAGGATATTAACCAGCAGATCCCGCGGATCCATTTTTCTAATTCTTCCAGCTTCCATTTCTTTTTTGAACATGGCAAAAATCTTGTCAGGTTGAATTCCGGTTCCTTTTATAATTTTTGCCAAAAATTCAGGATTTCGATTCATTTCTTTCAAAACAAAAGTTGGAAGAAATGGATTCTTCATTAATAAATCAATGTAGCTCTCAACAAAAATTCCCAGTTTTTTCTCAATCGGTAAATCAGAGTATACCATATCCATGAGATTGGGTAATATTTTGCTAAAAACTTTTTTGAAAATAGCATCAAACAATTTTTCTTTTGTTCTGAAGTAGTAATGAAGCAAAGCCTTGTTGATGCCTGCTTCGTCTGCAATTTCCTGCATTCGGGCGCCATCCATTCCTTTTTTTATAAATACATTTTGTGCAGCGTTCAAAATCTTTTCTTCAGTGTTGTCTTTTTTTGTTTCTGTCATTTTACTAAGAAGTTTAACTAAATTGTTTAACCATCCGGTCAAAATTAGAATGAATATATTTATTAACCAAATATTTTAACTAAAAAGTTTAACTAAATGGTAAAATTTATATCAAAATCTTTTTAATTTGTTTTTGTTACGCCTTTATAAGTGAGATAGGGGCTTTTCTGGTTGCTTCGATTGTTTTGTCAATTGTTTTCTTTTTAAAAAGAATAAATGGCTGATAAATCAGAAAAACAAAATGGGGCAAATTGTCCAGATTTTAGAAAAACTTTGATTATCAGGTTTATTAACTGTGTTTTCTTAAAGATGTTCTGCATCTTCTGTTATTTTTGTAATGAAGTTTTATGGATGTTGTTAATCTTCTTTATTAAAAAAACTGGGTATGTCCTTATTTCGTAAAATATCAATTTTGTTTGAGAAATCATATTGGGGATCAGAATTTTTCGAAAAAGTATCCGGTATTCGGTCTGTAGTTTTTTCGCCGGTTTATTCACTAATTTTGACAGCTGTTTTTCTGTTAGCATTCGAAAGTATTGCTGCACAAAACTGGAATTGGACGGGAGATGTTAGTAACGACTGGCACGAAGCTGCCAACTGGGATCAGGGAAGTGTGCCGGATGGCAACGCTAAAGTGATTATAGGTCTTGTATCATCGGGTATTTATCCGGAAATAAAAAACAATGTTACAGTTTCAACCCTTACTGTTAGTGACTGGTACGGAGGAGCAATAGCGGTGGTAAATGGTGCGACGCTTACCGTCGAGAATAATCTTGATATTCAGGACTACGGAGAAATACTACTTGACAACGGGAACCTTCAATTTAATGGAAAAGGGAATAACGGACACGATATAACCATGGCTTTTCTCAATACTTCTATCCGGATCGTCAATTCTGGAACACTAAACTCGCCGAATTGTAAATTAACCATAAATGGAGAATTAATACTTGAAGACGGGAATATTAATCTGGGGGATGGGTTTGAGTTGGCCTCGGGGAAGACTTTTGATGTGTTGCGGGGAAGTGTAAATGTGTATGGCCCAACATTGATTAAAGGAACGCTAAATGGAGGAGTCGGAAATTTTGTTTTTGACGGGGATTCCTCGAATAGCACTCACAAGGCTGAAATAAGAAGTGAAGGGCGTTTTTACATGTCTCCTTCCGCTTCTGATGTGCAGACCTTGGATTGCACTTCTGATACTCCCGAGCTCTCCGGTGGAACTGTTGATTTTTATACACCGTGTTACATTCAGAACTCCGGTTATTTTTACGGAGGAAATGCGTATGTTACTTTTTACAACTCGATTAGTCCGAATGGAACAGCCGTGATAGAAACTCATAATGGTATACTCCTGTTTAAAGCAGATCTTACCGCTCATAGTACGGCCAATATAAATATTACATGTGAAGGCACAATTCAGGTGGATGGAAATACGACTTTAAAATCAGCAGGCTACATAAATGCTATGGGGGGAAATATTTATTTTGGAGGCAATTTGCGAACCGAAAAAAGCAGTGGAACTATAAATGCAGGAGGAAGTACGATTTATTTTAGCGGGAGTAGCTTTGAAAATGAAGGCTATTTTAATGCAGGAACAAGTACTTTTGTGTTTAGTGGTGGAAGTCAGGAGTTTAGTACACACAGCTGGAGGGCTGATAATACGTTCTATAATCTTGTTGTAGAAATCGGAGCTGATGTGCAGTCTACCCACAATGTTATGGTTTTAAATGATTTGGAGGTTAGCGAGGCTGGGAGTTTTACGATTGAGCCAGGTAAAACGCTCGATGCAGTTGGTTATGTTACCGGCGAAGATTACATTTTTACTAATCGTCCGTATATCATATCAATAGTAATTAATTCAGAAAATACAATCACGGCCGTTTTTAACGAACCCCTGGATCCTGTTTCATCACAAACTGCATCCAATTACCGGGTAGAAAATGAGACGGGGAATACAATTGACTATCCGTTAAATCCGGTTCTTGGAGGGGTTAATAACAATGAGATTTCCTTGACACTCGGCTTTAATATTGTGTCGGATGTTGATTATTATCTTATTGGGAATAATATTAAAAATTTGAATAATTATACTTTAAGTGTTAATCATAAAAAAAGATTTCTGGAAACAGAGCCGGCAAATTTTTGGAGATGGGCAGGAACAATTGATTCAGAATGGGAAAAAGCGGGGAACTGGGTAAAGAACAAACTTCCTCAAACCAGTTCACATGTTGTTATCCCGATAACACCAAATGATCCCCTGATATCGTCGCAGGGGAACCGTATTTTTGATCTTGAAATAAAGACAGGAGCATCGTTAACGATCGGCTCAACAGGGAATTTAACTGTGGATAACAGTGTTTCAAACAGTGCGGGCTCCGGAGGTTTACTTATTGCTTCTGATACCGAAGGAACCGGTTCGTTAATTCATAATACCAACGGCGTTTTGGCAACATTTCAACGGTATATTTCGGGCGAACCTCAAACATGGCAAATGATTTCTTCGCCTGTGGCAGACCAGGAAATTTCGGGAAATTTTACACCTACCGGGGGGAGTGATGCATACGGCGACAATACACGATACGATTTTTATTCCTGGTACGAGCCGGATACCTCCTGGGTGTATCTTCTAAATATTGATCAGCCGCCAACGTGGCTAACAAGCAATAACAATAGTAATAATTTTATATCCGGAAGGGGGTATCTCATTTCTTACAAGGATGCCCATCCAACCAAAGCTTTTCAGGGAACCCTGAGTAATGGAGAAGTTTCTGTTCAATTGTCCAAAACAGCAGGAACGGGAACAGAGTTTGGATTTAACCTCGTTGGAAATCCGTATCCTTCTTCTGTCGACTGGAAATCTTCCGGCTGGGGAAGAAACACATTGGAAGGTAATAATCAAGGTTATGATATCTGGATTTGGAGCGAAACAAACAATAATTATGGTGCTTACAATTCAGCTTCTGCATCAGACGATGGTACTCTTGGAGTTTCGCGTTATATAGCACCAACTCAGGGATTTTTTGTGAAAGCCAGTCAGTCAGGAGTGCTTTCCATGAATAACTCGGTCAGGGTAAATAAAGGAGCCGGAAATTGGCTTAAAAGTGCCAATAGCACTCAGAACAGAATTGTAGTTGATGTGGAATCTTCAGACGGATTTGGTAAAGATGAAGTTATTATTGAATTTGGACATACCGGACAAGAAACGGGTACGGCGAAACGATTTAGTTTTGTGTCTGCTTCTCCGAGTTTGTTTCTGGAGGAAGAGCAAATGGCTTACTCAATACGCTTGTTGGGAGAAAAAGAAGATTATCCGGTTTTGCCTGTCTCTTTTGATGCCGGAGAAAGCGGAAATTATGAACTTACCTTTCAATTTAATTCAACAGCTTTTGAGATATTTAGATTATATGATAGAATTACCGGACAATGGAATGATATAGAAGAAGGAGAAGTCTATTCTTTTGAAGCTGAAAAAGACGAAAATACCGACCGTTTTGTTTTACAAATTGTATCAGGAGATTATGCCGATCCTTACGAAACACTTCCGGTTATTATTTATTCTGAACAAAGAAAAATAACAGCTGATTTACGTCTTGTCGAAGGCGAATACACTTGTGATGTTTATACTCTGACAGGGCAGAAATTAGTGACCCGCAAACTTTTCGGGGGACAGACCAGTCAGTTTGTTGTCCCCTCGGCAAGTTCGATAGTTATTGTCCAGATAGTCGGGCAAGAAGGAAGAAAAATAGAAAAAGTCCCTGTTGTTTATTAGCTGGTGTGTGGAAGTAATGGAAGCGTTAGATATTTAAGAACGTTATTTTCACGCAAAAATAAATCAAGTGAGTCAGTTTTTCTTACCCTTAAAATCAGTTATAATTACCTCCTCTTTCAGAGACACTCTGTTTTATTTATTTGTTGCATTTGGTTAAATTTATATCGACGTTTTTAATTGCCTTGTAAACTTTTAAAACCCTGAGAGATAAAAAAAGTTTTTTTTGTCTTTTTTTAAACAAGGTGAAAACGTTCTTTGTTTTACAAATTAGGAATTTAAACAAAACAAAAATGGACGCTTTGATATTTTGTAAATTTCCTAGGTGCATGCATATAATAATCAGATTGAAAAATACTTTTGTATTGACGATTGTATTTTTATTTATTATGTTAGGTTTTGGAAAGGTTGGCGCACAGGTGAGGGCCACTGGACATGTATTTGCTGAAATAGTAGAACCGGCAATGCTTACTGCCAGTACCAGTAACGATCACATTATTTATAATAATGTGAATACAACATCATCAGATTTGATTCTTGCAGAAATAGCTGTTTCCGGAAGCGCTGATACTGATGTGGGTGTATCGGTTCAAACTACAGCGCTCGAAGGAAAAAATGGGGAAATTTATTCTTTTGATACTTTCTTTTGTCCCGATTCTGATCAGTCGGCGAACGGGAATACCACAGAGGCTGATAAAAGAGTATTTAAGCTAAACGGAACACCACAAAAAGATATTGTTTCGGAAAAAAATAATATGTTTACGGGGCAATATGAGGTAACATTTATGTACAATTGAAGTATCCTTCAGAGCCTTTTGGGTGTGTCTTTCGTCATTTATATAAAATCTCTGCTGTTACAAATCCTGATTTTAATTTCCGTTTCCTTTTTCTGTCTATTTAAGAACTCAGCGATGAAAATAAAATAAAAACTGAGTGATATAGATTTCCAATATCCGGAATTTTTATCCTCTTTCCACAGTCTATCCAATTTATTATGCTAATTTTTTTATTCTTTCCCTGCTCTCTTGGAATGAGCCTGTGTCCCATTTTGAATACGCTATTCCCCAGCGTAGAGCATTGTTGTATTTGCTTATTTTTCTATATTGTTGTTTGTCAGTGTTTTGTAAAAGAGGGCATACGCATTGCTTATGGGTTGGCACAAAAATGTTAAACGAAAATTAATAAAATTTAAAAACACAAAATCATGAAAAAGTTAGTTTTTTTATTCGCAAGCCTTTTTATTATCGTAGTTGCATCTCAGAGTGTAAAAGCACAAAACCCAGAAGCAACAGCCAATTCTGACGCAAGCGCAACAATTATCAAGGTAATAGGAATTGAGAATACTCAGTATTTGTTTTTCGGTAATATAATTGCAAGTAGTGCTGGTGGAACAGTTACTGTTGCTTCCGATGGAACTGCTGCTGGATATAATGGAGTAGCTGCTCCAACGGGAAATGAAGGAACTCGACAGCCTGCAACTTTTACAGTTGAAGGAGAAAACAGTGTAGCATATTCTATTTCTTTGCCTGAAGACGATGAGATAACATTAACAAAGAATGGTGCAACTCCCATGGCTCTTTCTGACTTTGAACATAACGCTGATGAAACTTTATCAAGTGGAGGAACAGAAACATTTAATGTAGGTGCGAAATTAAATGTAAATCCCGATCAGGCTACTGGAACATACGAGGGGCAATTTTCAGTAACCGTTGCTTACAATTAATAAAGAATATCTTTAAAACAAGGGCAGCGCTAGGGTTGCCCTTTTTTTTACCCAGTTGTTAAGGTTTTAAAATTCACAAACATGTACCGTTATTTTATCATCGCTTTTATTTCTTTCTTCCTCATACCTGGAGAGGCGCGTTCGCAAGAAAGCAGCATTACAGCAGAGGTGTTTGCCGAAGTAATCGAGGCTTTGGCTGCCAACGAAGATCAGGCCTTAAACTTTGGCCGTTTTACAACGGGTAATAACGGTGGTTCAGTTGTTATTTCTCCGGGGGGGATTCGTTCGGCGCAGGGATCAGTAATTGCGGCTGGCGGCGGATACAGTCCCGGTAAATTTTTGGTGGAAGGCGAGCCGGGTGCTACTTTCAGTATACAGCTCCCCCAGACGGCCAGTACACTGGTGCATTCTGAAAGCGGAAAAACGATGGATGTTGAAGGCTGGGTTTCGGACCCTCCATCGGGAGATGCAGCTACCCTGTCGGACGGGGAGCGTTTGGTAAGTATAGGAGCTACGCTTAATATAGGTCCGGTCGATGAGAATCCGGTTGGTATATATTCAGGTTCTTTTATTGTAACCTTTGCCTATAATTAGCCATTTCATACCCGGAGTATTTAAGATCTTATCGTTTTGTTTGTTTAAACCTCATTCCTGTTCTGTAAGTTTATTTTCCGCCGACACGTGCTGGTGATTATTTTTGTATCACAGTATTGCTGTTGATATTTATTAAAAAAATGTAGTTTTGAAAGAAAATTCCCAATTATGAGACAGAAAAAACAGATAAATATAACTCAGTATAGACTATCCTTTTTGTATAAAAGCATGTTGTTCTTTTCGGTTGTTGTTCTTCTTCCACAAATTAGCAGAGCACAGGGAGATTTGCTGATAACACCGAGGCGTGTTGTTTTTGAAGGGAGTAAACAAAGAGAGGAAATAACACTGGCAAATACAGGACAGGACACCGCCTATTATTCAATTTCTTTTTTACAATACAGAATGACCGAAGATGGCAATTTCAAGGAAGTAACTGAGCCGGAGGAAGGACAAATGTTTGCAGATTCGTATATCCGGTTTTTTCCACGCTCGGTCGAGCTTGCTCCGGGTGAGTCACAGGTGGTTAGAATGCAGTTGAGACGGATGCCCAATATGGTTGATGGTGAATATCGCTCTCATTTGTATTTTAGGGCCGTGCCGGAAGAAAAACCATTGGGCGAAGAAGATATATTAACCGATAGTACAGCAATTGGAATACGATTGACTCCTATTTTTGGAATTTCCATACCGGTTATAGCAAGGATTGGTGACCTTTCGTCTGACGTAGTTTTGAGCGATTTGAATGTTCAGCAAAACAGTCAGGGAGCCAATGTGCTTAATGTTGTGCTTAACCGGGAAGGGACCCAGTCGGTTTATGGCGACCTGAAAGCAGAATACATTACTCCTGAAGGCGAAAAGTACGATGTTGGGCTTGTAAAAGGAATTGCTGTTTATACACCCAATTTGTTGCGGCGTTTTACCATGACACTCAATACTCCTGTCGGAATTGAATTAAATAAGGGGAAATTGCTTGTTCGGTACAGCAGTTCAAGCGAAGCAAAACCTCAGGTGTACGATGAAAAAGAATTGGTATTAAAATAAAAAAGACGCTTTATGCCATTCGGAGAAAATCCCGCAAGTCATCAAAACTTCTGTTTACAGGCAATTTTTATTCGCTTTTATAAAGCTTTTATCCTTGTTGTGGCTTTTTTAATCTTTTCAGAAAATTCATTAGGACAATCTCCGTTTCCTCCGCCGAATCAGTTGCAGGTTTTTGCGGCCCAGGAATTAAGTTTTGGCAGCTTTTATACCGGAGCTTCCGGCGGAGAAGTTATTGTCAGCCCGGAAGGCAACTGTATGACTAACGGGTCGGTTATGGAACTTGCCCTTTCTCCTGCTACTCCTGCTGTATTCGATGTCCGGCTTATTCCCGGTAGGATTGTCCACGTTTCTTTTCCTGCCTCGGCAATGCTTACCAGAGTTGGGAGCAGTGAGAGTATGGTGATTAGCGGGTTTACCTCTGATAAGCAAGGAAATTATTTTGTTACTACATCTGCTCATCCTTTTATTAATCCCGTGAAAGTTGGCGCTACGCTTCATGTTGGCAGTGAAGCTGCCAATCCCTCAGGAGATTACGTTGGTAGTTTTTCAGTAACATTTATTCAGGAATAAAACCTCATTTCAGATTGAAAAGTGTGCAAATAAAAACTCAGCCGTCAGAAATAATAAGGCCAGATTTTTTTTCAAGTCTGACCGGTTTTATGGTGGTTAAGCTTTTGATGATTTTGCTTCCTTTGTTGCTTTTTTGTAATATTTCAATAAGTCAGAATGTTGAATTTGAGGAGATTCCTGTTACCTTGAGAGTAGAAGGAGTGGGAGCTACGAACCTGGATCCCTTGTACAGTTATGATGAGGAAAAGTTATTTTTACCAATCATTGATGTTTTTCACCTGCTTCAGATAAAAGCGGAATCCTCGTTAAATATGGACAGGATATCTGGTTTTATGGCAGACGAAAGCAACAAGTATATGATAGACAATATAAATAAACAGGTTTTTGCCAATGGGAAAACGTTTAATTTAGAAGTTACTGATTTAATAAAAACTGAATTTGGCCTGTATTTAGATCATCAACTGTGGGGAGAGTTATTTGGTTTGTATTGCGATTTTAATTTCAGAAGCCTTACTGTAAATGTTAAACCAGGCTTTGAAGTTCCGGCCATACGGGAAATGCGGCTCAAGCAGTTTCGCGAAAATGTAAATATTCTTAAAGGGGAAGAAAAGGTAGATACATCTATAAACCGCGATTATCATTTTTTAAAGTTCGGAATGGTTGACTGGGCTGCCAGTTCTACACAAAGTACCGCACAATATAACGATACAAGAATCTGGTTGGGAACAGGAGCCGAATTGTTTGGAGGAGAAACAAGCTTGCTGTTAAATTATTCTTCCCGCGATGGTTTTAATAACCGAAACCAGCAGTATTACTGGCGTTGGGTGAACAATCAGGCAAAAATGGCCCGGCAAATCAGGATCGGAAAAATCAGTTCTTCTGCAATTGCGTCCATATACGACCCGTTGATTGGAATGAGTATTACCAATGCCCCAACAACTTACCGCCGTTCTTTTGGAGAATATACAATAAACGATTATACAGAACCGGGTTGGACTGTGGAGTTGTATGTAAACAATGTGATTGTTGATTATCAAACAGCTGATGCCTCGGGATTTTACAGTTTTAATGTGCCGCTTGTATACGGAACGTCGCAGGTAAGACTAAAATTTTATGGCCCCTATGGAGAAGAGCGGACAAAAGAAGAATTTCTTAATATACCGTTTAATTTTTTACCTGCCGGCGAAATGGAATATACGTTGAGTTCAGGTATTGTTATGGACGGAGATTATTCCAGGTTTGGCCGCGCAGAAGTAAAGTATGGAGTGAGCCGATTTTTAACAATCGGTGGAGGAATAGAATATCTTTCGTCAATTGCAAATGGAGATAAAATTCCATTTCTTTTGGCTTCAGTCACTCCCTTTCCCAACTTTATGCTGACGGGTGAATATGCCGATGGTGTGCGTACAAAAGCGCTTGTAAACTACAGGTTGGCGTCAGGTCCAATGTTTGAACTTAATTATGTTCTTTATGACAAAGAACAGCAGGCGATAAGGCTCAACTATCTGGAAGAACGTGGCGCTACTTTTTCTGTGCCTTTGAATTTTAAATTTTTAAATGGTTATACCCGTTGGTCTTTCAAACAAAATGTATACGAAATGCTTACGTATAACACTGCCGATGTAACTTTTTCATCCTTCTTTGGCAATGTAAATACAAACATAAGCGCTTACGCCAACTGGTTGGGAGGAAGAGACCCTTATATATACAGTAATCTTGGTTTGGGAATCAGGCTGGGGCATGGTTTTACAGTCAGACCACAAAGCCAGGTCGACATCACAAATAAAGATATAACTTCTGTAAAAGCAGAGGTTGAGAAACGTATTGCCCGATCGGGATACTTATCCGTTTCCGGAGAAGAGAATTTTAGATCCTCTTATCGCAGTTTGCAGTTTTCATTTCGCTGGGATTTTTCTTTTTCCCAGGTTAATTTCTCTGCCCGTGTTTCCAATAGTGAATTTTTGTCGACTCAGGGAGCCCGTGGCAGTTTTGCTTTTGGTGGTGGCAATGGATATATTCATAAAGACAACAGATCGGCAATTGGGCGATGTGGAATTGCTGTTGTCCCATTTGTGGACATCGATCACGATGGTTTTAAAGATTCAGATGAACCATTTGCACAAGGATTGAGCATAGGATTGAGAGGAGGACGGACTTTAAAAAATCTCAAAGACTCAATAATCAGAGTTGTTGGACTAGAACCATATACAAGTTATGTACTAACGCTTGATGATAAAGGCCTGGAACAAATTTCGTGGCAGTTGGAACATAAAAGCTATCGTATTTATACCGATCCAAATCAGTTCAAAAAAGTATATATTCCTGTTTTGCCTATGGGGGAAGTGAATGGTTGGGTTTATTTGAACGATGGTAGAGATGAAAAAGGCCAGGGACGGATTGTAGTAAACTTTTATAATTCTGATGGTGAACTGGTTGCTACAACAATGACTGAAAGAGACGGAGGCTTTACTTTTTTGGGTTTGCCTCCCGGACAATATTATGCGGAAGTGGATAGAGCACAACTGGAAAGTTTAAAGATGAAATCAATACCGGTAAAAACAGACTTTACAATAAGCCCCATGGCCATTGGCGACATCGTTTATGATATTCAGTTTGT
This genomic interval carries:
- a CDS encoding fimbria/pilus periplasmic chaperone; its protein translation is MRQKKQINITQYRLSFLYKSMLFFSVVVLLPQISRAQGDLLITPRRVVFEGSKQREEITLANTGQDTAYYSISFLQYRMTEDGNFKEVTEPEEGQMFADSYIRFFPRSVELAPGESQVVRMQLRRMPNMVDGEYRSHLYFRAVPEEKPLGEEDILTDSTAIGIRLTPIFGISIPVIARIGDLSSDVVLSDLNVQQNSQGANVLNVVLNREGTQSVYGDLKAEYITPEGEKYDVGLVKGIAVYTPNLLRRFTMTLNTPVGIELNKGKLLVRYSSSSEAKPQVYDEKELVLK
- a CDS encoding DUF4402 domain-containing protein; protein product: MPFGENPASHQNFCLQAIFIRFYKAFILVVAFLIFSENSLGQSPFPPPNQLQVFAAQELSFGSFYTGASGGEVIVSPEGNCMTNGSVMELALSPATPAVFDVRLIPGRIVHVSFPASAMLTRVGSSESMVISGFTSDKQGNYFVTTSAHPFINPVKVGATLHVGSEAANPSGDYVGSFSVTFIQE